One stretch of Amycolatopsis sp. NBC_00345 DNA includes these proteins:
- a CDS encoding MGMT family protein: MDDELHERIRAVITDVPAGTVATYGDIAALSGAPSPRLVGRVLAEDGHDLPWQRILRANGTPAPHLAHEQLELLRGEGVLADGPRVDLRKYRWRPDGVDEEDGPAGLF, encoded by the coding sequence ATGGACGACGAACTGCACGAGCGGATCCGCGCGGTGATCACCGACGTGCCCGCGGGGACCGTCGCGACGTACGGGGACATCGCGGCGCTTTCGGGCGCGCCTTCACCCCGGCTGGTCGGCCGGGTCCTCGCGGAAGACGGCCACGACCTGCCGTGGCAGCGGATCCTGCGCGCGAACGGCACTCCGGCGCCCCACCTGGCGCACGAACAGCTGGAGCTCCTGCGTGGCGAAGGCGTGCTCGCCGACGGCCCGCGCGTCGACCTGCGCAAGTACCGCTGGCGCCCGGACGGCGTCGACGAGGAGGATGGCCCGGCCGGATTGTTTTAG